The following coding sequences lie in one Vibrio casei genomic window:
- the dxs gene encoding 1-deoxy-D-xylulose-5-phosphate synthase — protein sequence MTLDISKYPTLALANTPDELRLLPKESLSPLCDELRTYLLNSVSQSSGHLASGLGTVELTVALHYVYNTPFDQLVWDVGHQAYPHKILTGRRERMSTIRQKDGLHPFPWRDESEYDTLCVGHSSTSISAALGMAISAEKEGKDRKVVSVIGDGAITAGMAFEAMNHAGDVHADMLVILNDNEMSISENVGALNNHLAQLLTGNFYTSIREGGKKVLSNVPPIKELVRRTEEHLKGMVVPGTMFEELGFNYIGPVDGHDVKELVKTLKNMRGLKGPQFLHVMTKKGKGYEPAEKDPIGYHGVPKFDPKETSLPKSSGSKPTFSKIFGDFLCDMAAQDPKLMAITPAMREGSGMVRFSKEFPQQYFDVAIAEQHAVTLAAGMAIGGQHPIVAIYSTFLQRGYDQLIHDVAIMNLPVMFAIDRAGLVGADGQTHQGAFDLSFMRCIPNMVIMAPSDENECRQMLYTGHKHQGPSAVRYPRGSGCGAEIQADMTELEMGKGRMVRESSAQVGSGKKVAILSFGTFLPEALKAAENLDASVADMRFVKPLDELLVLQLAQEHDVLVTLEENVIAGGAGSGVIELLMQRKQIKPVLQLGLPDKFIHQGTQDELYAELGLDVVGMEKKITDYLS from the coding sequence ATGACTCTTGATATCTCAAAGTATCCCACACTCGCACTGGCCAATACACCAGATGAGTTGCGACTATTACCGAAAGAAAGTTTATCACCACTGTGTGATGAGCTTCGTACTTATTTGCTCAACTCAGTAAGCCAATCAAGCGGACATTTAGCATCAGGTTTAGGTACTGTCGAGCTAACCGTCGCGCTTCATTATGTTTATAACACCCCATTTGATCAATTAGTCTGGGATGTTGGTCATCAAGCCTACCCACATAAGATTCTAACGGGCCGTCGTGAGCGCATGTCGACCATTCGTCAAAAAGATGGTTTACACCCTTTTCCATGGCGTGATGAAAGTGAATACGACACGCTTTGTGTTGGCCACTCTTCAACCTCGATCAGTGCGGCTTTGGGTATGGCAATTAGTGCGGAAAAAGAAGGCAAAGATCGTAAAGTCGTCAGCGTCATTGGTGATGGTGCCATTACTGCAGGAATGGCATTTGAGGCCATGAATCACGCAGGTGATGTCCATGCCGATATGTTAGTAATCTTAAACGATAATGAAATGTCGATTTCTGAAAATGTTGGCGCGCTAAACAACCACCTTGCACAGCTATTAACCGGTAACTTCTACACATCAATTCGTGAAGGTGGCAAGAAAGTTCTGTCGAATGTACCGCCAATCAAAGAATTGGTTCGTCGCACCGAAGAGCATCTAAAAGGCATGGTAGTTCCGGGCACTATGTTTGAAGAGCTCGGTTTTAATTACATTGGCCCTGTTGACGGTCATGATGTTAAAGAGCTAGTCAAAACGCTGAAAAATATGCGAGGCTTAAAAGGCCCTCAGTTTTTACACGTGATGACCAAAAAAGGCAAAGGCTATGAACCTGCGGAGAAAGATCCGATTGGTTATCATGGCGTGCCAAAGTTTGATCCAAAAGAAACAAGCTTACCGAAAAGCAGTGGCAGTAAACCAACCTTCTCAAAAATATTTGGTGATTTTCTTTGTGACATGGCCGCTCAAGATCCAAAACTGATGGCAATAACTCCCGCCATGCGTGAAGGATCTGGTATGGTGCGTTTTTCAAAAGAATTTCCACAGCAATATTTTGATGTCGCCATTGCCGAACAACATGCGGTCACCTTAGCGGCCGGTATGGCTATTGGTGGCCAACACCCAATTGTCGCGATCTACTCTACTTTTTTACAGCGTGGCTACGATCAATTAATTCACGATGTGGCGATCATGAATCTTCCCGTTATGTTTGCTATTGATCGTGCAGGTTTAGTTGGCGCTGATGGTCAAACTCACCAAGGCGCGTTTGATCTTAGCTTTATGCGCTGCATTCCAAACATGGTGATAATGGCACCAAGCGATGAAAATGAATGTCGCCAAATGCTCTATACTGGCCACAAACACCAAGGCCCAAGTGCGGTGCGTTACCCTAGAGGTTCTGGCTGTGGTGCAGAGATACAAGCCGACATGACCGAACTTGAAATGGGCAAAGGGCGTATGGTTCGTGAAAGTTCAGCTCAAGTAGGTTCAGGTAAGAAAGTCGCGATTTTATCTTTTGGTACTTTCCTACCAGAAGCCTTAAAAGCCGCTGAAAACCTAGATGCCTCTGTTGCCGATATGCGCTTTGTTAAACCGCTTGATGAATTGCTAGTACTGCAACTCGCTCAAGAACACGATGTACTGGTCACACTAGAAGAAAACGTCATAGCAGGTGGTGCTGGCTCTGGTGTAATAGAGTTACTTATGCAGCGCAAACAAATCAAACCCGTATTGCAACTTGGCTTACCGGATAAGTTTATTCATCAAGGTACACAAGATGAATTATATGCTGAACTGGGATTAGATGTGGTTGGGATGGAGAAGAAGATAACCGATTATTTAAGTTAA
- a CDS encoding putative quinol monooxygenase — protein sequence MSKKVYCVAQFQPKEGKLDELFSVLQALEPNTLREDGCLQYVVTRHRTSPFAGGESYPIAFHEIWESNEAFEAHCQRKEIGDFFQLQCVDETGLVEKSNVAIYTDEPNNFDAPKF from the coding sequence ATGTCTAAGAAAGTGTATTGTGTTGCTCAGTTTCAGCCTAAAGAAGGCAAACTTGATGAGTTATTTTCTGTTTTACAAGCCCTAGAGCCCAACACCTTGCGTGAAGATGGCTGCTTACAATATGTGGTTACACGCCACCGCACTAGCCCTTTTGCGGGCGGAGAAAGCTATCCGATTGCTTTTCATGAGATCTGGGAAAGTAATGAAGCATTCGAAGCGCATTGCCAACGTAAAGAAATTGGTGATTTTTTCCAGCTGCAATGTGTTGATGAAACTGGTCTTGTTGAGAAATCGAATGTCGCTATTTACACTGATGAACCTAATAATTTCGATGCGCCTAAATTTTAA
- the pgpA gene encoding phosphatidylglycerophosphatase A: MVDPRSRIKLSNPWHLLAVGFGSGLSKIVPGTMGTLASLPFYLLLVQLPVVLYCIVVVLAAILGVTICQKTSDDMQVHDHGAIVWDEFVGFWITMSVVPMMGLAVYDWKIIAIGFVLFRLFDMVKPWPISLLDRHVHGGFGIMIDDVLAGIFSAISLWLVVVYWFN; encoded by the coding sequence ATGGTGGATCCCCGCTCTCGTATTAAATTATCAAACCCTTGGCATTTATTGGCGGTGGGATTTGGCAGTGGGTTATCAAAAATTGTTCCTGGCACGATGGGAACATTAGCTTCTTTGCCTTTTTACTTACTTTTGGTGCAATTACCGGTTGTGCTTTATTGTATCGTAGTGGTGCTCGCCGCTATTTTAGGGGTAACCATTTGCCAAAAAACATCAGATGATATGCAGGTACATGATCATGGCGCAATAGTTTGGGATGAATTTGTAGGCTTTTGGATCACGATGAGCGTAGTGCCTATGATGGGCCTAGCGGTCTATGATTGGAAAATTATCGCCATTGGTTTTGTGTTGTTTCGGCTCTTTGATATGGTGAAACCATGGCCGATTAGTTTACTTGACCGTCATGTTCACGGTGGCTTTGGGATTATGATAGATGATGTGTTAGCCGGAATATTTTCAGCCATTAGCTTATGGCTGGTGGTAGTGTATTGGTTTAATTAG
- the thiL gene encoding thiamine-phosphate kinase produces MSGEFNLIDKYFAARQPNRSDVQIALGDDCALLTVPQGYQLAVSTDTVVLGTHFLHDADPSDVAYKALMSNISDLAAMGATPAWLSMAISMPELDEAWLESFCDSMFALADAHHLQLIGGDTTKGPLTITFTIQGFVPYGQALTRSGAKVGDWIYVSGTLGDSHAGLDAILDEHNLIKPFAQTLINRHFRAESRVDFAQSLLGVASSCIDISDGLISDIKHILKASCVNAKVHLDKLPISSELIAFYDGIETRAHHVALCSGEEYELCFTVPQKNKAIFEALQTRSNTQAHCIGQIIARDEANESSTHLIKFLRNDAIISNEEEASIQQGFDHFN; encoded by the coding sequence ATGTCTGGTGAATTTAATCTAATTGACAAATACTTTGCTGCTCGTCAGCCAAACCGTAGTGATGTACAGATAGCGTTAGGGGATGATTGTGCATTACTCACGGTACCTCAAGGCTATCAGCTTGCAGTCAGTACTGATACTGTGGTGCTAGGCACCCATTTTCTTCATGATGCAGATCCTAGCGATGTGGCGTATAAAGCGTTGATGTCCAACATTAGTGACTTGGCTGCAATGGGAGCGACTCCCGCTTGGCTTTCAATGGCGATTTCGATGCCAGAACTTGATGAAGCGTGGTTAGAGTCTTTTTGCGACAGTATGTTTGCGCTAGCGGATGCTCATCATTTACAGTTGATAGGCGGAGACACAACCAAGGGACCATTAACCATTACCTTTACTATTCAAGGTTTTGTTCCTTACGGTCAAGCGCTTACTCGTAGTGGTGCTAAAGTAGGGGATTGGATTTATGTGAGCGGTACTTTAGGTGATAGTCATGCTGGTCTTGACGCTATATTAGATGAACATAATTTGATTAAGCCATTTGCACAAACCCTAATAAATAGACACTTTAGAGCCGAATCGAGAGTAGATTTCGCACAATCTTTGCTTGGTGTCGCGTCCAGCTGTATTGATATTTCCGATGGTTTGATTTCTGATATTAAGCATATTCTTAAAGCATCATGCGTCAACGCTAAAGTGCATTTAGATAAACTCCCTATATCTTCTGAATTAATTGCTTTTTATGATGGTATCGAGACACGCGCTCACCATGTTGCGCTGTGTAGCGGTGAGGAGTATGAATTGTGCTTTACCGTCCCTCAAAAAAATAAAGCGATATTTGAAGCATTACAGACTAGAAGTAACACTCAAGCGCATTGTATCGGTCAGATCATCGCGCGTGATGAAGCGAATGAATCATCGACTCATTTAATCAAATTCTTACGTAACGATGCCATTATTTCGAACGAAGAAGAAGCATCGATACAGCAAGGTTTTGATCATTTTAATTAA
- the nusB gene encoding transcription antitermination factor NusB, whose translation MGARVKPAARRNARQFALQAIYSWQVTKENVATIEHQFLTGGKYDEEENHALEPSLKAPETDVAYFQDLLSGVVNANMELDSKLRPYLSRPMQDLDMMELALLRLAMYEMTKRDDVPYKVVINEAIELAKVFAAEDSHKFINGVLDKAAPHVRKK comes from the coding sequence ATGGGGGCTCGCGTGAAACCAGCCGCACGTCGTAATGCACGTCAATTCGCACTACAAGCAATATACTCTTGGCAGGTCACTAAAGAAAATGTGGCCACAATTGAACATCAATTTCTAACCGGTGGAAAGTATGATGAAGAAGAAAATCATGCTTTAGAACCAAGCTTAAAAGCACCAGAAACGGATGTGGCTTATTTCCAAGACCTATTGTCTGGTGTTGTGAATGCTAATATGGAATTAGACAGTAAGTTACGTCCTTATCTATCTCGTCCAATGCAAGATTTGGACATGATGGAATTGGCTTTACTTCGTCTTGCGATGTACGAAATGACCAAGCGTGATGATGTACCTTATAAAGTGGTGATCAACGAAGCGATTGAACTTGCAAAAGTATTCGCAGCAGAAGACAGCCATAAGTTTATTAATGGTGTGCTTGATAAAGCGGCACCTCACGTTCGCAAAAAATAA
- the ribH gene encoding 6,7-dimethyl-8-ribityllumazine synthase — MKVIEGAFAAPNAKIAIVISRFNSFINESLLSGAIDTLKRHGQVSDDNITVVRCPGAVELPLIAQRVAKTGKFDAIVSLGTVIRGGTPHFDYVCSECNKGLAQVSLEYSLPVAFGVLTVDTIDQAIERAGTKAGNKGQEAALSALEMINVLNEIN, encoded by the coding sequence ATGAAAGTAATCGAAGGTGCTTTTGCCGCTCCGAATGCAAAAATTGCTATCGTTATTTCTCGTTTTAACAGCTTTATTAACGAAAGTTTACTTTCAGGTGCGATTGACACATTGAAGCGTCATGGCCAAGTAAGCGATGACAACATTACTGTTGTTCGTTGCCCTGGTGCTGTTGAACTTCCATTAATTGCTCAACGTGTAGCAAAAACTGGAAAGTTTGATGCAATTGTTTCTTTAGGCACGGTTATTCGTGGTGGTACACCGCATTTTGATTACGTGTGCAGTGAATGTAATAAAGGTCTTGCACAAGTGTCTTTGGAATACTCTCTTCCAGTAGCATTTGGTGTATTGACAGTCGATACCATCGATCAAGCGATTGAACGCGCAGGTACCAAGGCTGGTAACAAAGGGCAAGAAGCTGCTCTTAGCGCACTTGAGATGATCAACGTTCTAAATGAAATTAACTAA
- the ribBA gene encoding bifunctional 3,4-dihydroxy-2-butanone-4-phosphate synthase/GTP cyclohydrolase II, whose product MPISSSKEIIDDIRLGKMVILMDDEDRENEGDLIMAAEHITPESINFMATHGRGLICLTLTKQRCHDLGLPPMVQDNNAQYTTNFTVSIEAAEGVTTGISASDRAVTVQAAVAKNAKAADLVQPGHIFPLAAQEGGVLTRAGHTEAGCDLARLAGLEPASVIVEILNDDGTMARRPDLEVFAEKHGIKLGTIADLIEYRNNTETTIERVAECKLPTEFGEFDLVTYRDTIDNQIHYALRKGNVTDNACLVRVHLQDTFTDLLHSNRSSDRSWSLDAAMQRINQDGGVLIILGKEETPEFIIHKVKMFEQQDNATAPVMAKKQGTSRRVGVGSQILADLGVKDMRLLSSSDKRYHALSGFGLNVVDYVTE is encoded by the coding sequence ATGCCAATTAGCAGCTCAAAAGAAATTATTGACGATATCCGTTTAGGTAAAATGGTTATCTTGATGGATGATGAAGATCGTGAAAATGAAGGCGATCTTATTATGGCGGCAGAACATATCACGCCAGAATCGATTAACTTTATGGCGACTCATGGACGTGGGCTTATTTGTTTGACGTTGACCAAACAGCGTTGCCACGACCTCGGTTTGCCTCCGATGGTTCAGGACAATAATGCACAGTACACAACGAATTTCACGGTTTCAATTGAAGCTGCTGAAGGTGTCACTACTGGAATTTCAGCCTCTGATCGTGCGGTTACCGTACAGGCGGCTGTCGCTAAAAATGCTAAAGCGGCAGACCTAGTTCAACCTGGTCATATTTTTCCGCTAGCGGCACAAGAAGGTGGCGTATTAACTCGCGCTGGACATACTGAAGCCGGTTGTGATTTAGCTCGTTTGGCAGGCCTAGAGCCCGCTTCTGTTATCGTTGAAATCTTAAATGATGATGGCACGATGGCGCGTCGTCCTGATCTTGAAGTCTTTGCCGAAAAGCACGGAATTAAATTGGGCACTATCGCGGATTTAATTGAATACCGTAATAATACTGAAACAACAATTGAACGCGTGGCGGAATGTAAACTACCCACTGAGTTTGGTGAGTTTGATTTAGTCACTTACCGAGACACTATTGATAATCAAATCCATTATGCTCTGCGTAAAGGTAATGTGACTGATAATGCTTGCTTGGTGCGCGTTCATTTGCAAGATACTTTTACTGACCTACTGCATTCAAATCGCTCTAGCGATCGTAGTTGGTCATTAGATGCCGCTATGCAAAGAATTAACCAAGACGGTGGAGTCTTGATCATTCTTGGTAAAGAAGAAACGCCAGAATTTATTATCCATAAAGTGAAGATGTTTGAGCAACAAGATAATGCGACGGCTCCAGTGATGGCGAAAAAACAAGGCACATCAAGACGTGTCGGTGTTGGATCTCAAATTCTAGCTGATTTAGGTGTGAAGGACATGCGTTTGCTATCGTCGTCAGATAAACGTTATCACGCATTATCAGGTTTTGGCTTAAATGTTGTGGATTATGTAACAGAATAG
- a CDS encoding riboflavin synthase — MFTGIVEAVGTISAIIPKGEDVTITVDAGKLDMSDVHLGDSIATNGVCLTVVQFDQRSYSADLSLETLKRTGFTQYQVGDKVNLEKAMLPSTRFGGHIVSGHIDDVGTIVDRQPVGRAMEYWIEVPSHLSRYIAEKGSVTIDGISLTVNDVRKDSFKITIVPHTSQETTVDSFVVGHKVNLEVDVIARYLERLITRKSEDTAIPESRITMDLLQKNGFA, encoded by the coding sequence ATGTTTACAGGCATTGTAGAAGCAGTAGGAACCATTTCAGCTATTATCCCCAAAGGTGAAGATGTCACTATCACGGTGGATGCTGGCAAACTTGATATGTCTGATGTCCATTTAGGCGACAGTATTGCAACCAATGGCGTATGCTTAACGGTGGTTCAGTTTGATCAGCGAAGCTATAGTGCCGATTTGTCACTTGAGACCTTAAAACGAACCGGATTCACCCAATACCAAGTTGGTGACAAGGTCAATCTTGAGAAGGCTATGCTGCCGTCAACACGATTTGGTGGGCATATCGTTTCTGGGCATATCGATGATGTTGGGACAATTGTCGACCGACAACCTGTTGGTCGAGCGATGGAATATTGGATAGAAGTGCCAAGCCACTTATCTCGCTACATTGCGGAAAAAGGTTCTGTGACTATTGATGGTATTAGCTTAACGGTCAATGATGTACGTAAAGACAGCTTTAAGATCACCATTGTGCCGCATACTTCACAAGAAACCACGGTAGACAGTTTCGTTGTTGGGCATAAAGTGAACTTAGAGGTGGATGTAATTGCACGTTATTTAGAGCGTTTAATTACTAGGAAATCAGAAGATACTGCCATTCCAGAATCACGTATTACAATGGATTTATTGCAGAAAAATGGTTTCGCTTAA
- the ribD gene encoding bifunctional diaminohydroxyphosphoribosylaminopyrimidine deaminase/5-amino-6-(5-phosphoribosylamino)uracil reductase RibD codes for MTQVLFSAIDHQMMSLAIHLAKQGIYTTSPNPNVGCVIVHDGNVVGKGAHLKAGEPHAEVHALRQAGELSEGSTAYVTLEPCSHYGRTPPCAEALIKAKIRRVVCAMQDPNPQVAGRGIQMLREAGIQVDVGLLEQDAWQLNPGFIKWMQTGMPFVQLKLAASVDGKTALSNGQSQWITGAKARQDVQHYRAKAGAILSTAKTVLDDNASLNVRWDDLPQSVQAIYDINHVRQPVRVILNRRGDLLKKPTNELKLFNTDGERLLVHPKQGSIYDMETKAASNKVVDTQVIEAELNDDQFDLPFLFKQLAKDQNINHIWVEAGATLAASLIKQDLVDELIIYIAPKLMGTDGCGLTQIMGLTSMKEAIDLDITDLRMVGADIRLTAKIVKK; via the coding sequence ATGACTCAAGTTTTATTTTCTGCGATTGATCATCAAATGATGTCTTTGGCTATTCATTTAGCAAAGCAAGGTATATATACCACCTCACCAAATCCTAATGTTGGTTGTGTGATTGTTCATGATGGCAATGTAGTCGGAAAAGGCGCGCATTTAAAAGCGGGGGAGCCTCATGCTGAAGTGCATGCATTACGTCAAGCTGGTGAGTTGTCGGAAGGCTCAACGGCGTATGTAACGCTAGAACCTTGTTCTCACTATGGAAGAACACCACCTTGCGCAGAAGCGTTAATCAAAGCCAAAATAAGGCGTGTGGTTTGTGCGATGCAAGATCCCAACCCTCAAGTCGCTGGTCGTGGTATTCAAATGTTGCGAGAAGCAGGTATTCAAGTTGACGTGGGCTTGCTAGAACAAGATGCTTGGCAATTAAACCCTGGATTCATTAAATGGATGCAAACTGGTATGCCATTTGTTCAACTTAAATTGGCGGCGAGTGTCGATGGTAAAACGGCGCTGAGCAATGGTCAAAGCCAATGGATTACTGGCGCTAAAGCAAGACAAGATGTTCAGCACTACCGAGCAAAAGCAGGTGCTATCTTATCAACTGCCAAGACGGTACTTGATGATAATGCTTCCCTTAATGTCCGCTGGGATGATTTACCTCAATCTGTACAAGCTATTTATGACATTAATCACGTTCGCCAACCCGTGCGGGTTATTTTAAATCGTCGTGGTGATTTGCTTAAAAAACCGACGAATGAACTGAAACTTTTTAATACGGATGGTGAACGTTTACTAGTTCATCCCAAGCAAGGCTCTATATATGATATGGAGACAAAAGCGGCATCTAATAAGGTTGTTGATACTCAAGTTATCGAAGCTGAATTAAATGATGATCAATTTGATTTGCCGTTTTTATTTAAACAACTCGCGAAAGATCAAAATATTAACCATATTTGGGTTGAAGCAGGGGCTACTTTAGCTGCCAGTTTGATAAAGCAAGATTTAGTCGATGAGCTCATTATCTATATTGCTCCTAAATTAATGGGAACTGATGGCTGTGGGTTAACTCAAATAATGGGATTAACATCAATGAAAGAGGCCATTGATTTAGACATTACCGATTTACGTATGGTCGGGGCGGATATTCGCCTAACTGCCAAAATAGTGAAAAAATAA
- the nrdR gene encoding transcriptional regulator NrdR, protein MHCPFCSENDTKVIDSRLVADGHQVRRRRQCLACSERFTTFESAELVMPKVIKSNGNREPFDEDKMIGGLQRSLEKRPVSADAVELAISHIKSQLRATGEREVPSEMIGNFVMDQLKTLDKVAYIRFASVYRSFEDIREFGEEIARLED, encoded by the coding sequence ATGCACTGTCCATTTTGTTCTGAAAATGACACCAAAGTGATTGATTCACGGTTAGTCGCGGATGGACACCAAGTTCGCCGTCGTCGTCAATGCCTAGCGTGTAGCGAACGATTTACCACATTTGAAAGCGCTGAATTGGTTATGCCTAAAGTGATAAAATCCAATGGTAATCGTGAACCTTTTGATGAAGACAAAATGATTGGCGGTTTACAACGTTCTTTAGAAAAACGCCCAGTGAGTGCTGATGCCGTTGAATTGGCTATCAGCCATATTAAATCTCAACTACGTGCAACGGGGGAGCGTGAAGTCCCGAGTGAAATGATCGGTAATTTTGTGATGGATCAATTAAAAACGTTGGATAAAGTTGCGTATATTCGTTTTGCTTCGGTGTATCGTAGCTTTGAAGATATTCGTGAATTTGGTGAAGAAATCGCTCGTCTTGAAGATTAA
- the prfC gene encoding peptide chain release factor 3 translates to MSFLSEVGKRRTFAIISHPDAGKTTITEKVLLFGNALQKAGTVKGRGSNQHAKSDWMEMEKERGISVTTSVMQFPYNDCLVNLLDTPGHEDFSEDTYRTLTAVDSCLMVIDAAKGVEDRTRKLMEVTRLRDTPIVTFMNKCDRDTRDPMDLLDEVESELKMACAPISWPIGSGKEFKGVYHIHRDETILYATGQGSTIQEVRSIKGLDNPDLDVAIGTDIAEQLREDLELVIGAAHEFDQELFLKGELTPVFFGTALGNFGVDHMLTGLTEWAPAPLAREANERTVKATEEKFTGFVFKIQANMDPKHRDRIAFMRIVSGTYTQGMKMNHVRTGKMVNISDAVTFMAGDRARAEHAYSGDIIGLHNHGTIQIGDTFTQGESLKFAGIPNFAPELFRRIRLRDPLKQKQLLKGLVQLSEEGAVQVFRPLQNNDLIVGAVGVLQFDVVVARLKSEYNVEAIYEGVNVATARWVECSDEKKLDEFKRKNQTNLALDGGDNLSYVAPTMVNLNLAKERFPDIEFHATREH, encoded by the coding sequence ATGTCTTTCCTTTCTGAAGTTGGCAAGCGTCGTACGTTTGCGATCATCTCTCACCCGGATGCGGGTAAAACAACCATTACTGAAAAAGTATTGTTATTCGGAAACGCTTTACAAAAAGCCGGTACGGTTAAAGGTCGTGGCTCAAACCAGCATGCAAAATCTGACTGGATGGAAATGGAAAAAGAGCGTGGTATTTCGGTTACTACTTCGGTGATGCAATTTCCTTATAACGATTGCTTGGTGAACCTTCTTGATACCCCTGGACATGAAGATTTCTCGGAAGATACTTACCGCACTTTAACCGCGGTGGATTCTTGCTTGATGGTGATTGATGCGGCAAAAGGTGTCGAAGATCGTACTCGTAAGCTAATGGAAGTCACGCGTCTGCGTGATACACCAATTGTAACCTTCATGAACAAATGTGATCGTGATACGCGTGATCCTATGGATTTGTTGGATGAAGTGGAAAGCGAACTGAAAATGGCATGTGCGCCTATTTCATGGCCTATTGGAAGTGGTAAAGAGTTTAAAGGTGTTTATCACATCCATCGTGACGAAACGATTTTATATGCCACTGGTCAAGGGTCTACAATTCAAGAAGTTCGCAGTATTAAAGGCTTAGATAACCCTGATCTTGATGTCGCGATTGGCACTGATATTGCGGAACAATTACGTGAAGACTTAGAGCTAGTCATTGGCGCTGCACATGAATTTGACCAAGAATTGTTTTTAAAAGGTGAATTAACGCCAGTCTTTTTTGGTACCGCTTTAGGTAACTTTGGTGTGGATCATATGCTTACTGGCTTGACTGAATGGGCGCCAGCACCGTTGGCTCGTGAAGCAAATGAGCGAACAGTGAAAGCAACGGAAGAAAAATTCACCGGTTTTGTGTTTAAAATTCAAGCCAATATGGATCCAAAACACCGTGACCGTATTGCCTTTATGCGTATTGTATCGGGTACTTATACTCAGGGCATGAAGATGAACCATGTTCGTACTGGTAAAATGGTGAATATATCGGATGCCGTAACCTTTATGGCTGGTGACCGAGCGCGTGCAGAACATGCTTATTCGGGAGACATTATCGGTTTGCATAACCATGGCACTATTCAAATTGGTGATACTTTCACACAAGGTGAATCATTGAAGTTTGCTGGTATTCCTAACTTTGCCCCAGAGCTGTTCCGCCGGATTCGTTTGCGCGATCCATTAAAGCAAAAGCAGTTGCTTAAAGGTTTAGTGCAGTTGTCTGAAGAAGGTGCTGTACAGGTTTTCCGTCCTCTGCAAAATAACGACTTAATCGTTGGTGCGGTGGGTGTGCTTCAGTTTGATGTAGTTGTGGCTCGTTTAAAATCGGAATATAACGTTGAAGCAATATATGAAGGTGTGAATGTTGCTACCGCTCGTTGGGTTGAATGCTCGGATGAGAAAAAATTGGATGAATTTAAGCGTAAGAACCAAACTAACCTTGCGTTAGATGGCGGGGATAACTTGTCTTATGTTGCACCAACTATGGTGAACTTAAACTTAGCGAAAGAACGTTTCCCTGATATTGAGTTCCACGCGACTCGCGAACATTAA
- the rimI gene encoding ribosomal protein S18-alanine N-acetyltransferase, translating into MTQNSLQILPLAVDHIDAVWAIEQQAHSHPWSQNMIRDLTYQNSPNSSKNQFGLWLNQTLVGYYYSQNVVGEVTLLTIAVDPVLQGKGYGRMLIQHLIDHSEDAEAESIWLEVRASNTGAYHLYESLGFNEMDRRVNYYPSQTSKNGKEDAIIMNLLLDSGFNPFS; encoded by the coding sequence ATGACGCAAAATAGTCTTCAAATTTTACCTTTGGCTGTCGATCATATTGATGCAGTATGGGCGATTGAGCAACAAGCACATAGTCACCCGTGGTCACAAAATATGATTCGAGATCTTACTTATCAAAATAGTCCTAATTCCAGCAAGAACCAGTTTGGTTTATGGCTCAACCAAACGTTAGTTGGCTACTATTACAGTCAAAATGTCGTTGGAGAAGTCACGTTACTGACGATCGCGGTGGATCCTGTTCTGCAAGGTAAAGGCTATGGTCGTATGTTAATACAACATTTAATTGATCACAGTGAAGACGCTGAGGCGGAAAGTATTTGGCTTGAAGTGAGAGCCAGTAATACAGGGGCTTATCATCTCTATGAGTCGCTTGGCTTTAACGAGATGGATCGCCGAGTAAATTATTACCCATCTCAAACGTCAAAAAATGGTAAAGAAGACGCTATTATTATGAACTTATTACTCGATAGTGGTTTTAATCCGTTTTCATGA